Proteins from a genomic interval of Trifolium pratense cultivar HEN17-A07 linkage group LG6, ARS_RC_1.1, whole genome shotgun sequence:
- the LOC123889673 gene encoding sec-independent protein translocase protein TATA, chloroplastic, with product MMAIMNCVSFSSSSIPIPRQQQRLSFSSSSSLCSSISRVTITPRKQQQQQQQLRRRRRNNNGFTCNALFGLGVPELVVIAGVAAIVFGPKKLPEVGRSIGKTVKSFQQAAKEFESELKKEPDSTGGEPSEKSIAVSEQEKQNNEVSSSKDSV from the exons ATGATGGCGATAATGAACTGTGTTtcgttttcttcttcttcaattccaATTCCAAGACAACAACAACGCCTATCtttctcttcatcttcttctctgTGTTCTTCCATTTCAAGGGTTACGATTACTCCACGtaagcagcagcagcagcaacagcaattgagaagaagaagaagaaacaataaTGGTTTCACTTGCAACGCCCTTTTCGGATTAGGTGTACCTGAACTCGTTGTTATTGCCGGAGTTGCCGCAATTGTTTTTGGACCAAAGAAATTGCCCGAAGTTGGTCGCAGCATCGGTAAAACTGTCAAAAGCTTTCAACAG GCTGCAAAGGAGTTTGAGTCCGAGCTTAAAAAGGAACCTGATTCCACAGGTGGGGAGCCATCTGAGAAATCTATTGCTGTGAGCGAACAGGAGAAGCAAAATAATGAGGTGTCTAGTTCTAAGGATAGTGTATGA
- the LOC123889672 gene encoding light-inducible protein CPRF2-like — MERVFSLVEISEQDWLTLNGCKERDSKMNRSESEWALEQFLKQDAEETNNTSNAIPCSSSSTSTSSSTVDVKLNINNNNNNNDTVSLKTKLDLACAAVAKQLGSLVNSNDPDNGSLASHPPLPALKESGPSGNDPSKFQNKDVKVAAGVPSMQKKPAVSIRSTTSGSSDGEEAEGESNMNGDMNPDAKRVRRMLSNRESARRSRRRKQAHLTELETQVSQLRDENSSLIQRLSDVNKKYRDSDHENRVLQAKLETLRAQVQLAEAEGRFVRRPGLNPMVRPGLNPMVNAMPEMSSVMGMEMSLFDRSPSESSADAFVPVQEHRNNNFFQPTSDNLMSGRDMRGVNNWLGGNVSSAESVLKNTPAGGNALTKTSNRIV, encoded by the exons atggaAAGAGTGTTTTCATTGGTTGAAATATCAGAGCAAGATTGGTTAACATTGAATGGGTGCAAAGAAAGAGATTCAAAGATGAATAGAAGTGAATCTGAATGGGCTTTAGAACAGTTTTTAAAACAAGATGCTGAAGAAACAAACAATACTTCAAATGCAATACCATGTAGttcttcttcaacttcaacttcttcttcaacCGTTGATGTTAAACTTAAcataaacaataacaataataataatgatactGTTTCTCTCAAGACCAAGCTTGATCTTGCCTGCGCCGCTGTTGCTAAGCAATTG GGATCTTTGGTCAACTCTAACGATCCTGACAATGGATCACTGGCATCTCATCCACCTCTTCCTGCTTTAAAAG AATCTGGCCCTTCTGGAAATGATCCatctaaatttcaaaataaagatgTGAAAGTAGCTGCTGGAGTTCCTTCCATGCAAAAGAAACCTGCTGTATCAATCAGGTCAACAACAAGTGGTTCATCAGATGGTGAAGAAGCTGAGGGAGAGAGTAATATGAATGGAGACATGAACCCTGATGCAAAAAGAGTTAGGAG GATGCTCTCTAATAGGGAGTCTGCGAGACGCTCGAGAAGAAGAAAGCAAGCTCATTTAACTGAGCTTGAAACGCAG GTCTCTCAATTAAGAGATGAAAATTCTTCATTGATACAGCGTTTATCAGATGTGAACAAAAAATACCGTGATTCTGACCATGAAAACAGAGTATTACAGGCTAAACTTGAAACATTAAGAGCACAG GTTCAGTTGGCTGAAGCTGAAGGGAGGTTTGTACGACGTCCTGGGTTGAATCCAATGGTGCGTCCTGGGTTGAATCCAATGGTTAATGCAATGCCTGAGATGTCATCAGTAATGGGAATGGAAATGTCATTATTTGATCGAAGCCCTTCTGAGTCATCAGCCGATGCATTTGTGCCCGTGCAAGAACATCgaaataataacttttttcaACCAACTTCTGATAATCTTATGTCTGGTCGCGATATGAGAGGGGTCAATAATTGGTTGGGAGGCAATGTTTCGTCAGCTGAAAGTGTGCTGAAGAACACTCCAGCAGGTGGGAACGCGCTGACGAAGACAAGTAATAGAATAGTTTGA
- the LOC123889674 gene encoding GDP-mannose 3,5-epimerase 2, protein MGSSGTNDYGSYTYQNLEREPYWPSEKLRISITGAGGFIASHIARRLKTEGHYIIASDWKKNEHMTEDMFCHEFHLVDLRVMDNCLKVTENVDHVFNLAADMGGMGFIQSNHSVIMYNNTMISFNMIEAARINGVKRFFYASSACIYPEFKQLETNVSLKEADAWPAEPQDAYGLEKLATEELCKHYNKDFGIECRIGRFHNIYGPYGTWKGGREKAPAAFCRKTLTSTDKFEMWGDGLQTRSFTFIDECVEGVLRLTKSDFREPVNIGSDEMVSMNEMAEIVLSFEDKSIPIQHIPGPEGVRGRNSDNTLIKEKLGWAPTMKLKDGLRITYFWIKEQLEKEKAGGVDVTSYGSSKVVSTQAPVQLGSLRAADGNE, encoded by the exons ATGGGAAGTTCTGGAACAAACGATTATGGTTCATACACTTACCAGAACCTTGAAAGAGAGCCTTATTGGCCATCAGAAAAGCTAAGAATTTCAATAACTGGTGCTGGTGGTTTTATTGCCTCACACATTGCTCGCCGTCTtaagaccgaagggcattacatTATTGCTTCTGAttggaagaaaaatgaacaCATGACTGAAGACATGTTCTGTCATGAGTTTCATCTTGTTGATCTTAGGGTCATGGATAACTGTCTCAAAGTTACCGAGAATGTGGATCATGTTTTCAATCTTGCTGCTGATATGGGTGGTATGGGTTTTATCCAATCCAACCACTCTGTCATTATGTACAACAACACTATGATTAGTTTCAACATGATTGAGGCTGCTAGGATTAATGGTGTTAAGAG gtTTTTTTATGCCTCTAGTGCTTGTATCTACCCTGAATTTAAACAGCTGGAAACGAATGTGAGCTTGAAGGAGGCTGATGCATGGCCTGCTGAG ccACAAGATGCATATGGGCTGGAGAAGCTTGCAACAGAAGAGTTATGCAAGCATTATAACAAAGATTTTGGAATTGAGTGCCGCATTGGGCGGTTCCATAACATTTATGGCCCTTATGGTACATGGAAAG GTGGAAGGGAGAAGGCTCCTGCTGCTTTTTGTCGAAAGACACTTACTTCCACGGACAAATTTGAGATGTGGGGAGATGGATTGCAGACACGATCCTTCACCTTCATTGACGAGTGTGTTGAAGGCGTGCTGAG ATTGACTAAATCAGACTTCCGAGAGCCAGTGAATATTGGAAGTGACGAAATGGTTAGCATGAATGAGATGGCTGAGATTGTTCTTAGCTTTGAGGACAAAAGCATACCCATACAGCACATTCCTGGTCCAGAGGGTGTCCGTGGCCGCAATTCAGACAATACACTTATCAAAGAGAAACTTGGCTGGGCTCCAACAATGAAGTTGAAG GATGGGCTGAGAATTACATACTTCTGGATTAAAGAGCAGCTTGAGAAAGAGAAGGCTGGAGGTGTTGATGTAACATCCTATGGATCATCCAAAGTGGTGTCGACTCAAGCCCCTGTTCAACTTGGTTCACTTCGGGCAGCAGATGGCAATGAATGA
- the LOC123890547 gene encoding uncharacterized protein LOC123890547, protein MSDGSSFQLQILDGTNLRDLDLSLIVFDRPVTGAQILHIAHSQASPSFFDLPFPDPLKTAALNRLNTNSDAEPFLSTETEYQPIKASQILKLYIAAIADELKANPLVLSILDGSTLRLFFEDEDDFAMLAENLFTDLDVEDKGKISKSQIRNALVQMGVDMGVPPFSEYPQLNDLLSKHGVDGEEELGQAQFAQLLQSVLQDLEVELSKKNFVFIQNVQVINGSKIRQLLANEKELNSFVEKATQEKPNAKGGLGSTEIIRSFLERNTKELGLPLSESSDAAVLFYDSVFADVAKEKDGVELEKEGLAKLLKDILEKMAEQLELNPVYQEFA, encoded by the exons ATGTCTGACGGATCATCATTTCAATTGCAGATACTTGACGGAACTAACCTTAGAGACCTCGATCTATCACTCATCGTTTTCGATCGTCCGGTTACCGGAGCTCAAATCCTCCACATTGCACATTCACAAGCTTCTCCTTCTTTCTTCGATCTTCCATTTCCCGATCCTCTCAAAACCGCTGCTCTCAACCGCCTCAACACTAACTCCGACGCCGAACCTTTCTTATCCACCGAGACTGAGTATCAACCTATCAAAGCTTCTCAAATCCTCAAACTCTACATCGCCGCCATCGCTGATGAACTCAAAG CTAATCCTCTTGTTCTATCAATCTTGGATGGAAGTACTCTTCGTTTGTTCTTTGAAGACGAGGATGATTTTGCCATGTTAGCAGAAAATCTATTCACTGACTTGGATGTTGAAGATAAGGGGAAAATCAGCAAGAGTCAAATTCGAAATGCTCTTGTTCAGATGGGAGTCGACATGGGAGTTCCTCCTTTCTCAG AATATCCTCAGCTAAATGACTTGTTGAGTAAACATGGAGTGGATGGAGAAGAAGAACTGGGTCAGGCACAATTTGCACAGCTTCTGCAGTCTGTATTACAAGATCTTGAGGTGGAACTTTCCAAAAAGAATTTTGTTTTCATCCAGAATGTCCAAGTCATAAATGGCTCTAAGATAAGACAG CTATTGGCCAATGAAAAGGAGTTAAACAGCTTTGTAGAGAAAGCAACACAGGAGAAACCCAATGCAAAGGGTGGTTTAGGAAGCACAGAAATAATAAGGAGCTTCCTTGAGAGAAACACTAAGGAGTTGGGTTTACCACTATCTGAAAGTAGCGATGCAGCTGTTCTTTTTTATGATTCTGTTTTTGCTGATGTAGCCAAAGAAAAAGATGGTGTGGAATTAGAGAAAGAAGGCCTGGCAAAACTTTTGAAGGATATCTTGGAGAAAATGGCAGAGCAACTTGAGTTGAATCCAGTATATCAAGAATTTGCTTGA